A single genomic interval of Juglans regia cultivar Chandler chromosome 1, Walnut 2.0, whole genome shotgun sequence harbors:
- the LOC109006266 gene encoding G-type lectin S-receptor-like serine/threonine-protein kinase At1g67520: protein MATGATSYLTIPIFHCCFLLWLCQARDTLKPGEDLREAETLISLNRVFELGFFSSGGTPSSSHYLGIWFKNDPNKKPVWVANREYPLLDSSGILSIRHDGNMEIRDRRGIPIIVNFGMLAPSSKTIATLLDSGNFLLKEGHKIVWQSFYYPSDTLLPGMKIGLFNLFTENNRSQYLVSWQSSSVPTTGSFALGLDKYNFTLVKVWHRDGFSRQIGFWDGKRLKFQFESSSHDHNFSYVSKPNEVYFSIQTEEKRSYSWFVLSSSGQIQEYKMMGQKILMENRSICENTTVSKATDCYIRTPYMCQNGETFSEIKGSMPDSAIVSDSVHLGLSDCEILCKDNCSCAAFASFRDDGTGCELYYGEKKVLLRFIGEGKRTIHVRGDTSTESGEQHNRRLLWLVVTPVLSLILPIIVALVCYLRWRNHRLKDLGLKRFQVQVGSYEAAVDQDIGGDKYGRKKDHDLPLLSFDCVATSTNNFSDENKLGEGGFGPVYKGTLLGNEIAVKRLSRQSSQGLEEFKNEVQLISKLQHRNLVRLFGCCIQREEKILIYEYMANKSLDSFLFDPTKKMLLDWKHRFSIIEGIAQGLLYLHKYSRCRIIHRDLKTSNILLDVDMNPKISDFGMARIFGDDEARAKTTRVVGTFGYMSPEYAVHGHFSIKSDVFSFGVIMLEILSGRKIVTFRHSDRFVNLLGYAWDLWKSGKGLEFMDPTLSNTCLSSQFMQCIQVGLLCVQERPGDRPSISDVISMLSHENTNLPAPKESAFYIRTSYSASSMQQTNSLNDVTVSDILGR from the exons ATGGCCACCGGGGCAACTTCTTACTTAACCATACCAATTTTTCACTGCTGCTTTCTTTTATGGCTATGTCAAGCAAGGGACACCCTTAAGCCAGGCGAGGATCTGAGAGAGGCTGAGACCTTAATTTCTTTAAACAGGGTCTTTGAGTTAGGCTTCTTCAGCTCCGGCGGAACACCCTCAAGCAGCCACTACTTGGGAATATGGTTCAAGAATGACCCAAATAAGAAACCCGTCTGGGTCGCAAACCGTGAATACCCCCTTTTAGATTCCTCCGGAATCCTTTCTATCAGACACGATGGGAATATGGAGATCAGAGACAGGAGGGGGATTCCCATAATTGTGAACTTTGGAATGCTTGCTCCGAGTAGCAAGACAATAGCGACTCTTCTGGATTCAGgaaattttcttcttaaagaAGGACATAAAATTGTCTGGCAGAGTTTTTATTATCCATCCGACACTCTTCTGCCTGGAATGAAAATTGGACTGTTCAATTTATTCACTGAAAACAACAGATCACAGTATCTGGTCTCGTGGCAAAGCTCGTCTGTCCCTACTACAGGCTCTTTTGCTCTGGGCCTCgataaatataactttacacTTGTCAAGGTTTGGCACAGAGATGGTTTCTCAAGGCAGATTGGATTTTGGGATGGAAAGAGGcttaaatttcaatttgaaaGCTCGTCACATGACCACAATTTTAGCTATGTTTCGAAACCAAATGAGGTTTACTTTTCCATCCAAACGGAAGAAAAACGTAGTTATTCATGGTTTGTGCTTTCGTCATCTGGGCAAATCCAGGAATACAAAATGATGGGACAGAAGATATTAATGGAGAATCGTTCAATTTGCGAAAATACTACCGTGAGCAAGGCGACTGACTGTTACATAAGAACCCCGTACATGTGCCAGAATGGAGAAACGTTCTCAGAAATTAAAGGTTCGATGCCAGATTCAGCAATCGTAAGCGATTCAGTTCATCTGGGTCTTAGTGACTGTGAGATATTGTGCAAGGATAATTGTTCTTGTGCTGCTTTTGCTTCGTTCCGAGATGATGGCACCGGATGTGAACTTTATTATGGGGAGAAAAAGGTTCTTTTGCGATTCATTGGGGAAGGAAAGCGGACAATACATGTTCGTGGGGACACTTCCACAGAATCTG gtgaaCAGCATAACAGAAGGCTGTTGTGGTTAGTAGTAACGCCAGTTCTTTCTCTGATATTGCCCATCATAGTTGCCTTAGTTTGTTATTTACGATGGAGAAATCATCGTTTAAAAGACTTGGGTCTGAAGAGATTCCAGGTTCAAGTGGGCTCTTATGAAGCAGCAGTTGATCAAGATATAGGTGGAGACAAATATGGAAGAAAGAAGGATCACGATCTGCCACTGCTCAGTTTCGATTGCGTAGCAACATCTACAAATAACTTTTCTGACGAAAATAAGCTTGGAGAAGGTGGTTTCGGGCCTGTTTACAAG GGTACTTTGCTTGGGAATGAAATTGCAGTGAAGAGACTTTCTAGACAATCTAGTCAAGGACTGGAGGAGTTCAAAAATGAGGTTCAGTTGATATCAAAGCTGCAACACAGGAACCTCGTTAGACTGTTTGGTTGCTGCattcaaagagaagaaaagatttTGATCTATGAGTACATGGCCAACAAAAGCTTGGATTCCTTCCTGTTTG ATCCTACAAAGAAGATGTTATTGGATTGGAAGCACCGTTTCAGCATCATTGAAGGGATAGCTCAAGGCCTTCTTTATCTTCATAAGTACTCTCGATGTAGGATCATTCATCGTGATTTGAAAACCAGCAATATATTGTTGGACGTGGACATGAATCCCAAGatatcagattttggcatggcAAGGATTTTTGGAGATGATGAAGCTCGGGCAAAAACAACCAGAGTTGTTGGGACCTT TGGTTATATGTCGCCGGAGTATGCTGTGCACGGCCATTTCTCGATAAAATCTGATGTGTTTAGCTTTGGAGTCATTATGCTGGAGATCCTTAGTGGCAGGAAAATAGTAACCTTCCGCCATTCAGATCGCTTTGTGAACCTCCTAGGATAT GCTTGGGATTTGTGGAAAAGTGGAAAGGGATTGGAATTTATGGACCCAACATTGTCTAACACATGTTTGTCGAGCCAATTTATGCAATGCATTCAGGTGGGTCTCTTGTGTGTGCAAGAGCGTCCAGGAGATAGACCTTCCATATCAGACGTTATTTCTATGCTAAGCCATGAAAATACAAATTTGCCTGCTCCTAAAGAATCAGCCTTTTACATCCGTACAAGTTACTCTGCTTCATCTATGCAGCAAACTAATTCTTTGAATGATGTAACAGTTTCAGACATTTTAGGTCGATGA